In a genomic window of Rhododendron vialii isolate Sample 1 chromosome 12a, ASM3025357v1:
- the LOC131310682 gene encoding cytochrome P450 736A117-like → MHTGYIGTRAMHFSLYPFIFSLLPSFLFLVFLLKWLSITARPPRKNPPPSPRKLPLIGNLHQMGPFPHRSLHSLSQVHGPLMLLHFAAAPVLIASSSSAARDIMKTHDLIFSNRPKSTIFEKLMYGAKDVAFSPYGEYWRQMKSICVVQLLSNKRVQSFRDVREEETSLMIEKISNSGSDVVNLSELIEELTGDVVCRVALGRKYGSGGEGGGGGGRRGFKDVLGELVELLGFFDIGDFAPWLKWVNRVNGVYGRAERLAKELDEFLEGVVEEHEGRERKVGEEGGHDFVDVLLEVQRENVAEMPIHRDSIKAIILDVFSAGTHTTSTALEWVMTELLKHPQAMKKLQAEVRLIAQPNHPVIEDDLDQMPYLKAVIKETLRLHPPGPLIVPRESTKDVQVMGYDIAAGTRVLINAWAIGHDPTSWDEPEEFRPERFLNCPVDFKGQDFELIPFGAGRRGCPGIQFAVAIDELAVANLVHKFDFALPAGVELDVSEVAGIAVHKKFPLLLVATPWSC, encoded by the exons ATGCATACAGGGTATATTGGAACCAGAGCCATGCATTTCTCACTGTACCccttcatcttctctctccttccctcgTTTCTCTTCCTAGTTTTCCTTCTCAAATGGCTCTCCATCACCGCCCGACCACCGCGCAAAAACCCACCCCCGTCCCCCCGAAAGCTCCCTTTGATCGGAAACCTCCACCAAATGGGCCCCTTCCCCCACCGCTCCCTCCACTCCCTCTCCCAAGTCCACGGTCCCTTAATGCTCCTCCATTTCGCCGCCGCCCCCGTCCTAatcgcctcctcctcctccgcagCCCGTGACATCATGAAAACCCATGACCTTATCTTCTCCAACCGACCCAAAtcgacaatttttgaaaaactcaTGTATGGAGCGAAGGATGTGGCTTTCAGCCCTTACGGTGAGTATTGGAGGCAGATGAAGAGCATCTGCGTCGTTCAACTTCTAAGCAACAAGCGAGTCCAATCCTTTCGCGATGTTAGGGAAGAAGAGACGTCGCTCATGATCGAGAAGATTTCGAATTCTGGTTCTGATGTGGTGAATTTGAGCGAACTGATTGAGGAGTTAACGGGGGACGTGGTGTGTAGGGTGGCGTTGGGGCGGAAATATGGCAGCGGCGgcgaaggaggaggaggaggggggaggAGGGGATTTAAGGATGTTTTGGGGGAGTTGGTGGAGTTACTGGGGTTTTTTGATATTGGAGATTTTGCCCCATGGCTGAAGTGGGTGAATAGAGTAAATGGGGTGTATGGGCGAGCGGAGAGACTTGCTAAGGAGTTGGATGAGTTTTTGGAGGGTGTGGTGGAAGAGCatgagggtagagagagaaaggtagGAGAGGAGGGAGGGCATGATTTTGTGGATGTGTTGCTTGAAGTCCAGAGAGAGAACGTGGCTGAGATGCCTATTCATAGAGATAGCATCAAAGCTATTATTTTG GATGTATTTTCTGCTGGAACTCATACTACATCCACAGCCCTAGAATGGGTAATGACAGAGCTCTTAAAACATCCTCAAGCCATGAAAAAACTCCAAGCTGAAGTTCGACTTATAGCCCAACCCAACCATCCTGTAATTGAGGATGATCTAGACCAGATGCCATACCTAAAAGCCGTGATCAAAGAGACTTTACGCCTCCACCCTCCAGGTCCCCTTATTGTGCCCCGGGAGTCAACCAAAGACGTCCAAGTAATGGGCTACGACATTGCGGCCGGGACACGCGTGCTCATCAACGCTTGGGCAATCGGGCATGACCCAACGTCATGGGACGAGCCCGAGGAGTTTAGGCCCGAGAGGTTTTTGAACTGCCCGGTCGATTTTAAAGGACAAGATTTCGAGTTGATTCCGTTCGGAGCCGGGAGGAGGGGGTGCCCGGGCATTCAGTTCGCGGTGGCGATTGACGAGTTGGCTGTTGCAAATCTAGTGCACAAGTTTGATTTTGCACTGCCTGCTGGGGTGGAGTTGGATGTAAGTGAAGTTGCTGGTATCGCTGTTCACAAAAAGTTCCCTCTGCTTCTTGTTGCAACTCCTTGGTCTTGCTAA
- the LOC131310700 gene encoding replication protein A 70 kDa DNA-binding subunit B-like isoform X1, which yields MVVSTISLWDQFSEYEAVEMAKLRGNFPVAIGLRLKLSRYYGFGYATRGSSSFILSPPIPEAIELQSWCSANSSTIRELPYPTVTGARALIHDPTHPKKIVKILNLPTSVDKVRLLLIPISQFPEKQVEYLNVQGDIQVIDFNQNFIYLACSICNKSTNAYGDNDFWCNFCNKKVAPLPKAKLNVQITDDTGSVGATIFTEKAEGLYDVTATELAQHASAGNLPISLIEKLSAPKKHYISLKATMYDYGGINRCVFNIDSVSEPINADELLQIEPSQEQQSQPQPPKTPSKRAQAKGSKNTSTA from the exons ATGGTGGTAAGTACAATATCCTTGTGGGACCAATTTAGTGAGTATGAAGCTGTTGAAATGGCAAAATTACGAGGGAATTTCCCCGTTGCCATTGGCCTGCGCTTGAAGTTATCAAGATACTATG GTTTTGGATATGCAACACGCGGTTCATCAAGTTTCATTCTGAGCCCTCCCATTCCAGAGGCAATTGAGCTCCAATCATG GTGCTCAGCGAATAGCTCAACAATCAGAGAACTACCATACCCTACAGTCACAGGAGCACGGGCGCTCATCCACGACCCAACACATCCAAAGAAAATCGTCAAAATACTTAACTTGCCAACATCAGTTGACAAGGTTAGATTATTGCTCATACCAATTAGCCAATTTCCTGagaaacaa GTTGAATATCTGAATGTCCAAGGTGACATTCAAGTCATTGACTTCAATCAAAACTTCATATACTTGGCCTGCTCAATCTGCAATAAAAGCACCAATGCGTATGGAGATAATGATTTCTGGTGCAACTTCTGCAATAAAAAGGTCGCACCACTGCCAAA GGCAAAATTAAATGTGCAGATCACTGATGATACAGGATCAGTAGGTGCAACCATATTCACAGAAAAAGCAGAGGGCCTCTATGATGTGACCGCAACAGAACTTGCTCAACATGCATCTGCT GGAAATCTGCCAATATCTTTGATTGAAAAGCTCTCGGCACCCAAGAAACACTACATCAGCTTAAAAGCAACCATGTATGACTACGGTGGAATCAACCGCTGTGTTTTCAACATCGACTCAGTCTCCGAGCCAATCAATGCTGACGAACTGCTGCAAATAGAACCATCCCAAGAACAACAATCCCAACCCCAACCTCCAAAAACACCAAGCAAACGCGCCCAGGCAAAAGGCTCCAAAAACACCTCAACAGCTTAA
- the LOC131310700 gene encoding replication protein A 70 kDa DNA-binding subunit B-like isoform X2 — MVVSTISLWDQFSEYEAVEMAKLRGNFPVAIGLRLKLSRYYGFGYATRGSSSFILSPPIPEAIELQSWCSANSSTIRELPYPTVTGARALIHDPTHPKKIVKILNLPTSVDKVEYLNVQGDIQVIDFNQNFIYLACSICNKSTNAYGDNDFWCNFCNKKVAPLPKAKLNVQITDDTGSVGATIFTEKAEGLYDVTATELAQHASAGNLPISLIEKLSAPKKHYISLKATMYDYGGINRCVFNIDSVSEPINADELLQIEPSQEQQSQPQPPKTPSKRAQAKGSKNTSTA; from the exons ATGGTGGTAAGTACAATATCCTTGTGGGACCAATTTAGTGAGTATGAAGCTGTTGAAATGGCAAAATTACGAGGGAATTTCCCCGTTGCCATTGGCCTGCGCTTGAAGTTATCAAGATACTATG GTTTTGGATATGCAACACGCGGTTCATCAAGTTTCATTCTGAGCCCTCCCATTCCAGAGGCAATTGAGCTCCAATCATG GTGCTCAGCGAATAGCTCAACAATCAGAGAACTACCATACCCTACAGTCACAGGAGCACGGGCGCTCATCCACGACCCAACACATCCAAAGAAAATCGTCAAAATACTTAACTTGCCAACATCAGTTGACAAG GTTGAATATCTGAATGTCCAAGGTGACATTCAAGTCATTGACTTCAATCAAAACTTCATATACTTGGCCTGCTCAATCTGCAATAAAAGCACCAATGCGTATGGAGATAATGATTTCTGGTGCAACTTCTGCAATAAAAAGGTCGCACCACTGCCAAA GGCAAAATTAAATGTGCAGATCACTGATGATACAGGATCAGTAGGTGCAACCATATTCACAGAAAAAGCAGAGGGCCTCTATGATGTGACCGCAACAGAACTTGCTCAACATGCATCTGCT GGAAATCTGCCAATATCTTTGATTGAAAAGCTCTCGGCACCCAAGAAACACTACATCAGCTTAAAAGCAACCATGTATGACTACGGTGGAATCAACCGCTGTGTTTTCAACATCGACTCAGTCTCCGAGCCAATCAATGCTGACGAACTGCTGCAAATAGAACCATCCCAAGAACAACAATCCCAACCCCAACCTCCAAAAACACCAAGCAAACGCGCCCAGGCAAAAGGCTCCAAAAACACCTCAACAGCTTAA
- the LOC131309642 gene encoding uncharacterized protein LOC131309642, translating into MNWTYHHQPKSFFVDGPGGTGKTFLYRAILATLRSQGNIALATASSGVAASILPNGRTAHSRFKIPINADGKLCCNVGKRSATATLLKQVVLIIWDEASMAKKDTIEALDSLLRDLTEKDMLFGGKVVVLGGDFRQVLPVIPKGTKYDCMNASLVRSYIWESLTKFKLTEDMRAKTDPAFCEYLLRVGNGLEPTNHKGQIKIPQSLIIEPSSNPQSVETLIQFVFPSFQAPKSDPLSITESAILTPRNHTVDEINEVMISKFSGEEVAYMSFDKTDNPIHQGMYIDFLNSIAPAGMPPHHFVLKTNCPILLLRNINPSRGLCNGTRLICKEFRKHIICAEIAVGEKKGTKVFIPRIPLKPSNSQQYPIEFTRKQFPVRICFGMTINKAQGQTLNTVGVYLPEPVFSHGQLYVALSRATTASKIRIQLNQSESDPTSMFCTENIISMAPNILPLDKLHPQSRNFTVRCMLTEKAIPRQSADSASQYQRLVFQDAQQIVVNAKTPVEHIEVDGLSIRTLTYNFTPITALHAVQQVDPQLDVLFDILEVGERRKARGSYVVDLFVIDKG; encoded by the exons ATGAACTGGACATATCA TCATCAACCAAAAAGTTTTTTCGTTGATGGACCAGGAGGAACAGGCAAAACATTTCTCTATCGAGCAATTCTTGCAACATTACGATCACAAGGAAACATAGCTTTGGCTACTGCAAGTTCAGGAGTTGCAGCCTCAATCTTGCCAAATGGAAGAACAGCTCATTCAAGATTCAAAATTCCAATAAATGCTGATGGAAAACTCTGTTGCAATGTTGGAAAAAGGTCAGCCACTGCAACACTTTTAAAGCAAGTTGTACTAATCATTTGGGATGAAGCTTCAATGGCTAAGAAAGATACCATTGAAGCACTAGATTCTTTGCTCAGAGATCTAACAGAAAAGGACATGCTGTTTGGAGGTAAAGTCGTGGTTCTTGGAGGAGATTTCCGCCAGGTATTGCCTGTCATTCCAAAAGGAACCAAATACGATTGTATGAATGCAAGTCTTGTTAGATCTTACATTTGGGAATCCCTCACAAAATTCAAGCTCACCGAAGATATGCGAGCGAAAACAGATCCAGCATTTTGTGAATACCTCCTTCGTGTTGGAAATGGTTTGGAGCCCACGAATCACAAAGGGCAAATAAAGATTCCACAGTCGCTTATTATtgaaccaagttcaaacccacAATCAGTAGAGACACTAATCcaatttgtttttccttcctttcAAGCACCAAAAAGTGATCCTCTTTCCATTACTGAATCTGCAATTTTGACCCCAAGGAATCACACAGTTGACGAAATCAACGAAGTCATGATATCTAAATTCTCAGGTGAAGAGGTAGCATATATGAGCTTTGACAAAACTGATAATCCAATTCACCAAGGAATGTACATTGATTTCTTGAACTCAATTGCCCCTGCAGGAATGCCACCGCATCATTTCGTATTAAAGACAAATTGCCCAATACTCTTGCTCCGAAACATTAATCCTTCAAGAGGCTTGTGCAATGGAACAAGATTGATATGCAAAGAATTCCGAAAGCATATCATTTGTGCCGAAATAGCTGTTGGTGAGAAGAAAGGAACCAAGGTCTTTATACCAAGGATACCCTTGAAACCAAGTAATTCCCAACAATACCCAATCGAGTTCACTCGAAAACAATTCCCAGTACGCATATGCTTTGGTATGACGATAAATAAAGCCCAAGGTCAAACCCTAAATACTGTTGGTGTGTACTTGCCAGAACCAGTTTTTTCGCATGGCCAACTCTATGTTGCTTTATCACGTGCAACTACAGCAAGCAAAATCAGGATTCAGCTCAATCAATCAGAATCTGATCCAACTTCCATGTTCTGTACTGAAAATATC ATTAGCATGGCACCAAACATTTTGCCGCTTGATAAATTACATCCTCAGTCAAGGAATTTCACTGTTCGGTGCATGCTAACAGAAAAAGCAATCCCAAGACAATCAGCTGACTCAGCATCACAATATCAAAGACTTGTTTTCCAGGATGCGCAG CAAATTGTTGTCAACGCCAAGACCCCTGTCGAACACATCGAGGTGGATGGCCTATCAATCAGAACATTGACCTACAATTTCACACCGATCACTGCTCTGCACGCTGTTCAGCAAGTTGATCCCCAGCTAG ATGTTTTGTTTGATATCCTTGAAGTTGGCGAGCGCAGAAAAGCAAGAGGATCATATGTTGTCGACCTCTTTGTCATAGATAAAGGGTAA
- the LOC131309641 gene encoding cytochrome P450 71A6-like, giving the protein MAPSGVEEEEKGAGGGLRRFWGSLWSYWGVFDIGDFVPWLKWVNRVNGVRLAKELDEFLEGVDVFIAGTDTTSTTQEWAMTELLKYPQAMKKLQAEVRRIAQPNQPIIEDDLDQMPYLKTVIKETLRLHPSAPLISPRESTKDVQVMGYDIMAGTRVLVNAWFTEAIDELADANLVHKFDFALPDGVELDVSEGGGMIVHKKFPLLLVATPWSC; this is encoded by the exons ATGGCACCGTCGGGggtagaggaggaggagaagggggCAGGAGGGGGTTTAAGGCGGTTTTGGGGGAGTTTGTGGAGTTACTGGGGAGTTTTTGACATTGGAGATTTTGTGCCATGGCTTAAGTGGGTGAATAGAGTAAATGGGGTGAGACTTGCTAAGGAGTTGGATGAGTTTTTGGAGGGTGTG GATGTATTTATTGCTGGAACTGATACTACATCCACAACCCAAGAATGGGCGATGACAGAACTCTTAAAATATCCTCAAGCCATGAAAAAACTCCAAGCCGAAGTCAGAAGAATAGCCCAACCCAACCAACCTATAATCGAGGACGATCTAGACCAGATGCCTTACCTAAAAACTGTGATCAAGGAGACGCTACGCCTCCATCCTTCGGCTCCCCTTATCTCGCCCCGGGAGTCGACCAAAGATGTCCAAGTAATGGGCTACGACATCATGGCTGGGACACGCGTGCTCGTCAACGCTTGG TTTACGGAGGCGATCGATGAGCTAGCCGACGCAAATCTTGTGCATAAGTTTGATTTTGCATTGCCTGATGGGGTGGAGTTGGATGTGAGTGAAGGTGGTGGTATGATTGTTCATAAAAAGTTCCCTCTACTTCTTGTTGCAACTCCTTGGTCTTGCTAA